TTCTGGCCAGAGTCTCTGTCCACTGCCACCACCTTGGTGACCAGGTATTCGGGCTCCGCGGATCGGGGCGCCAGCTCCACACCTGTGGAACCgtcagtggggagagaggggtaCAGGATTTCAGGGGCATTGTCATTCTGGTCCAcaatgaaaatatgcaaggaCACATTGCTGCTGAGTGGAGGGTTCCCACTGTCGCTCGCTCTCACCAATAGTTGCAGGTCTCTAACCTGCTCAAAGTCGAAGGAGCACAGTGCATACAGGACACCAGTATCAGAGTTGATGGaaacaaaggaagacagagacagCCCATGGAGTGTGTCTTCAGCCAAGGAGTATGTGACTCTGGCATTCTCAATGCTGTCAGGGTCTTGGGCAGACATGGATAAAATGGAGGCTCCTCGGGGGTTGTTTTCAGGAATGTAGGCAGAGTAGGAAGCATGAGGGAAAGCAGGTGGGTTGTCATTGATGTCTGCCACCTGCAGTGAGATGTGAGTTTCTGTAGAAAGTGGTGGCATTCCATGATCAGTGGCAGTTACCGTGATATTATATTCTGAAACTTCTTCTCTATCCAGTGTTCTGCATGTCAATAGCCGATGATAATTTCCATAGGTCTTTTCAAGTGTGAATGGCAGATTATCCAGAATAGAACATGTGACAAAGCCATTCTCTCCTGAATCACTATCGTGCACATTGAAAAGTGCAATTACTGTACCTGGCGGAGAAGTTTCTTGGACAGAGTTGGCGAGAGATGTAACAGTGACTTCTGGAGCATTGTCATTTACATCCAAAACTGTCACCAGTACCTTACTTCTGGCTCGGAGACCAGGTCTATCATGGGCTTCTACATCTATATCATAGAATCCAGAGTCTTCATAATCTAGATCCCCCAATACTGTTATGTCCCCAGTCAAAGAATTCAACTGGAATAGTTGGGACATTTTATCTCTCACTTTACGGAAAGAATAGGTTACTTCTCCATTGGCTCCTTCATCTGGATCAGTGGCTTTTACAGTGAGTAGCCGGTAGCCCACTGGCACGTTCTCTGGAACCTTCACGTGGTATTCTGGCTGAGTGAATACGGGAGCATTGTCGTTGGTATCCACAAGCGTTACATGAATCTTGACAGTACCAGAGTGAGCCAGGTTACCCCCGTCAAAGGCGGTGAGAA
The sequence above is a segment of the Mustela nigripes isolate SB6536 unplaced genomic scaffold, MUSNIG.SB6536 HiC_scaffold_2418, whole genome shotgun sequence genome. Coding sequences within it:
- the LOC132008956 gene encoding protocadherin gamma-A4-like, with the translated sequence MAAPPYRPKCSRLVGICVLLGALWKIQAEQIRYSVPEELEEGSYVGSIAKDLGLEPLELSERGVRIISRGKTQLFALNPRTGSLVTAGKIDREELCDRSPKCVVSLEILLEDKVKIFGVEVEIIDVNDNTPNFGTEQREIKVAENESPGTRFPLPEAFDPDIGVNSLQGYQLSSNVHFSLDVQSGADGIKYPELVLELALDREEEAVHHLLLTAFDGGNLAHSGTVKIHVTLVDTNDNAPVFTQPEYHVKVPENVPVGYRLLTVKATDPDEGANGEVTYSFRKVRDKMSQLFQLNSLTGDITVLGDLDYEDSGFYDIDVEAHDRPGLRARSKVLVTVLDVNDNAPEVTVTSLANSVQETSPPGTVIALFNVHDSDSGENGFVTCSILDNLPFTLEKTYGNYHRLLTCRTLDREEVSEYNITVTATDHGMPPLSTETHISLQVADINDNPPAFPHASYSAYIPENNPRGASILSMSAQDPDSIENARVTYSLAEDTLHGLSLSSFVSINSDTGVLYALCSFDFEQVRDLQLLVRASDSGNPPLSSNVSLHIFIVDQNDNAPEILYPSLPTDGSTGVELAPRSAEPEYLVTKVVAVDRDSG